From the genome of Clostridium sp. BNL1100, one region includes:
- a CDS encoding cation diffusion facilitator family transporter has product MDRFKITRLVAILGIAANIFLLSLKLAAGFLSRSQAMIADGFNSAGDVFASVMTLVGNSIASKPEDSDHPYGHGKAEYIFSMIISISLMFVSFTIFKSSLSSIVNRATFTVSWFLIAAAIITIAVKLSLFIYTSRVGKKMDNLLVIANSEDHRNDVFVTSGTILGIIMGYLGFAWVDGAVGILISLWIFYTGIKIFISSFKVLMDTNMDPAFKENALNLIQSISGVDHIDSINAKPVGEGFILIIKVSVDGEMSVNESHKIAGTIKAKVKDIKGIKDAVVHINPC; this is encoded by the coding sequence ATGGATAGGTTCAAAATTACCCGGCTTGTTGCGATACTTGGTATTGCAGCAAATATTTTTCTTCTTTCCTTAAAACTTGCGGCAGGCTTCCTAAGCCGGAGCCAGGCTATGATTGCTGACGGTTTTAACAGTGCCGGAGACGTTTTTGCTTCGGTTATGACCCTAGTGGGAAACAGTATTGCCAGCAAGCCTGAAGATAGTGACCATCCCTATGGACATGGCAAGGCGGAATACATTTTTTCCATGATTATAAGCATTTCTCTTATGTTTGTTTCATTTACAATTTTTAAAAGTTCACTGTCTTCAATAGTAAATAGGGCTACATTCACAGTATCATGGTTTCTGATAGCTGCAGCGATAATTACCATTGCAGTTAAGCTCTCATTATTTATTTATACCAGTCGTGTGGGAAAGAAAATGGATAATCTTCTTGTTATTGCAAATTCGGAAGACCACAGAAACGATGTTTTTGTTACCTCCGGTACTATCCTCGGTATTATTATGGGATACTTGGGCTTTGCATGGGTAGACGGTGCTGTGGGTATACTTATTTCTCTTTGGATTTTCTATACCGGAATCAAAATATTTATTTCGTCATTTAAGGTTCTCATGGATACCAACATGGACCCCGCCTTTAAGGAAAATGCACTTAATCTGATTCAAAGCATCAGTGGAGTTGACCATATTGATTCAATCAATGCAAAGCCGGTTGGAGAGGGCTTTATATTAATTATAAAAGTGTCTGTAGATGGAGAAATGTCTGTAAACGAGAGTCACAAGATTGCCGGTACAATTAAGGCAAAAGTGAAGGATATTAAAGGAATAAAGGATGCGGTAGTTCATATTAACCCGTGTTGA
- a CDS encoding HAF repeat-containing protein gives MKKKTFLIVLAISLMFTINGAYAEVLQGPVWENTQVTNLGTIGDGSTIFLGMNDLGQIVGVATIDSTDIMFHPFLWENGQLRDMSDVAGEFSMFLDINNNGQIVGTDRNSRVFLLENGQMTDLGNLGALSASPYAMNDNGQIAGAAKVSMGEGKTEYHAFLWENGQIRDLGTLGGNYSHASDINNKGQVVGYSYMPDGQSHAFLWENGKMNDLGTLGGLSSSAIAINDKGQVIGNVKMPDGKYIAFLWENDQMTALDIPGSSYTRVSDINNLGQIIGTSNYNGDRVVLWENGNMRDLGGASGEYDILGQINDQGQITYDIMKIRTGNTTENSFLIKLLPEGLFEY, from the coding sequence TTGAAAAAGAAAACCTTTTTAATTGTTTTGGCAATAAGCTTGATGTTTACTATCAATGGTGCTTATGCTGAAGTCTTACAAGGCCCGGTTTGGGAAAACACACAAGTAACAAATCTTGGGACGATAGGTGATGGTTCCACAATCTTCTTAGGTATGAACGATTTAGGTCAGATTGTTGGTGTGGCGACAATAGATTCGACAGATATAATGTTTCATCCCTTTTTATGGGAGAATGGGCAATTGAGAGATATGTCTGATGTCGCAGGTGAATTTAGTATGTTTTTAGATATAAATAATAATGGTCAGATTGTGGGTACTGACAGAAATTCACGGGTGTTTTTATTAGAAAATGGCCAAATGACAGATTTGGGGAATCTAGGAGCTTTGAGTGCATCTCCTTATGCTATGAACGATAACGGTCAGATAGCTGGTGCAGCCAAGGTATCAATGGGAGAAGGAAAAACTGAGTATCACGCATTTTTATGGGAAAATGGGCAGATACGGGATTTGGGCACACTTGGAGGGAATTATTCCCATGCATCAGATATAAATAACAAAGGACAGGTTGTAGGGTATTCGTATATGCCTGATGGACAAAGCCATGCATTTTTATGGGAAAATGGTAAGATGAATGATTTGGGGACACTTGGCGGATTGTCATCTTCGGCGATAGCGATAAATGACAAGGGTCAGGTTATTGGAAATGTTAAAATGCCGGATGGTAAGTACATCGCATTCTTGTGGGAAAATGACCAAATGACAGCGCTAGACATACCGGGGAGCAGTTATACAAGAGTATCGGACATTAATAATTTAGGTCAGATTATTGGAACTTCAAACTATAATGGTGATCGTGTAGTTTTATGGGAAAACGGGAATATGAGAGATTTGGGAGGTGCGTCAGGAGAATATGATATTTTAGGACAAATAAATGATCAAGGCCAAATCACTTACGATATTATGAAAATACGAACAGGAAATACAACAGAAAATTCTTTTTTAATTAAACTATTACCGGAAGGTTTATTTGAATATTGA
- a CDS encoding NADH peroxidase gives MKKFVCSVCGYVHVGNEAPDACPQCKAPKAKFIEQSETSEQWADEHRIGVAQGVDAEILEGLRANFMGECTEVGMYLAMARQAEREGYPEIGAFYKLAAWEEAEHAAKFAELLGEVVHADTKKNLELRAEAEAGACKGKKDLATRAKQLNLDAIHDTVHEMCKDEARHGAGFKGLLNRYFK, from the coding sequence ATGAAGAAATTTGTTTGTTCAGTTTGCGGATATGTACATGTTGGTAATGAGGCGCCGGATGCTTGTCCACAATGTAAAGCACCAAAGGCAAAATTTATTGAGCAGTCAGAAACATCAGAACAGTGGGCTGATGAACATAGAATTGGTGTAGCACAGGGTGTTGATGCCGAGATACTTGAAGGCCTGAGAGCAAACTTTATGGGAGAATGTACTGAGGTTGGTATGTACCTTGCAATGGCAAGACAGGCTGAGCGTGAAGGTTACCCCGAAATCGGTGCTTTTTACAAGCTTGCTGCATGGGAAGAGGCTGAACACGCTGCAAAGTTTGCAGAATTGCTTGGTGAAGTAGTTCATGCTGACACTAAGAAAAACCTAGAATTGAGAGCAGAAGCCGAAGCAGGAGCATGCAAGGGCAAGAAGGATCTTGCAACACGTGCAAAACAGCTCAACCTTGATGCGATTCACGATACAGTTCATGAAATGTGTAAAGATGAGGCAAGGCACGGCGCAGGGTTTAAGGGCTTGCTGAACAGATATTTTAAATAA
- a CDS encoding phosphoglycerate dehydrogenase has translation MKYSCLNPIANIGLDIFTEEHKKVENVNEADAILVRSAAMHDMEFGSNLKAIARAGAGVNNIPLEKCAEHGIVVFNTPGANANGVKELVIAGLMLASRDIIGGVNWVQTIKEEPAIAKAVEKGKGKFAGKEIKGKKLGVIGLGAIGVLVANAANRLGMKVYGYDPFISVDSAWNLSRDIVHVKTRDEIYKECDYITLHTPLIENSDPNVNTKEMINEDTISKMKDGVIILNFARDLLVSDNDIEVALKNGKVAKYVTDFPNGKTAKMDGVIGIPHLGASTEESEDNCAVMAVKQLIDFIENGNIKNSVNYPNCDAGICMTDGRIAICHRNIPNMLAQFAGAVSSMNLNILDMVSKSRGEYAYTVLDIENETNDEVAKKIESIKGVLKVRIVK, from the coding sequence ATGAAATATAGTTGTCTTAATCCGATAGCAAATATTGGTTTAGACATTTTTACCGAGGAACATAAAAAGGTTGAGAATGTCAATGAAGCAGATGCGATTTTAGTTAGAAGTGCAGCGATGCATGACATGGAATTTGGCAGTAATCTAAAGGCGATTGCAAGGGCAGGAGCTGGTGTCAACAATATACCGCTAGAAAAATGTGCCGAGCATGGGATTGTCGTATTTAATACACCGGGAGCAAATGCAAACGGTGTAAAGGAATTAGTAATTGCAGGACTTATGTTAGCTTCCCGTGATATCATCGGTGGAGTTAACTGGGTGCAGACTATAAAAGAAGAGCCTGCTATTGCTAAGGCTGTAGAAAAAGGCAAAGGCAAGTTTGCGGGGAAGGAAATAAAGGGCAAGAAGTTAGGCGTTATCGGCCTTGGAGCAATCGGTGTTCTAGTAGCAAATGCAGCTAACCGCCTGGGAATGAAAGTTTATGGATATGACCCGTTCATTTCCGTAGACAGTGCGTGGAATTTGTCCCGTGATATTGTACACGTTAAAACCAGAGACGAAATTTATAAAGAGTGTGACTATATCACTCTTCACACTCCTTTGATAGAGAATTCGGATCCTAATGTTAATACCAAGGAAATGATTAACGAAGATACGATTTCCAAGATGAAGGATGGTGTTATCATCCTTAATTTTGCAAGAGACCTGTTAGTAAGTGATAACGATATTGAAGTAGCACTTAAAAATGGCAAGGTTGCTAAGTATGTGACCGATTTCCCTAATGGTAAGACTGCTAAGATGGATGGAGTTATAGGAATTCCCCACCTCGGAGCATCCACTGAAGAATCAGAAGATAACTGTGCGGTAATGGCTGTTAAACAGTTGATTGATTTTATTGAGAATGGTAATATTAAAAATTCTGTAAACTATCCAAACTGTGATGCAGGTATCTGCATGACAGACGGACGTATCGCTATCTGCCACAGAAATATTCCGAATATGCTAGCTCAGTTCGCCGGAGCAGTTTCTTCCATGAATCTAAATATTTTAGACATGGTAAGTAAATCAAGAGGTGAATATGCATATACAGTACTTGATATTGAAAATGAAACTAATGACGAGGTAGCAAAGAAGATTGAATC
- the serC gene encoding 3-phosphoserine/phosphohydroxythreonine transaminase, translating into MGRIYNFSAGPAMLPVEVLKEAADEMLDYRGSGMSVMEMSHRSKAYEVIIKEAEKDLRELMNIPDNYKVLFLQGGASLQFAMIPMNLMKNKVADHIITGQWAKKAYQEAKIYGTANAIASSEDKTFSYIPDCSDLPISENADYVYICENNTIYGTKFKKLPNTKGKILVSDVSSCFLSEPVDVTKYGIIYGGVQKNIGPAGVVIVIIREDLITEDTLPGTPTMMKYKIHAKEGSMYNTPPAYGIYICGKVFKWIKNQGGLEAMKAHNEKKAAILYDFLDQSKMFHGTVVKEDRSLMNVPFVTGNEELDAKFIKESKAAGFENLKGHRTVGGMRASIYNAMPIEGVEALVEFMKKFEAENL; encoded by the coding sequence TTGGGAAGGATTTATAATTTTTCTGCAGGACCGGCAATGTTGCCGGTAGAGGTACTAAAGGAAGCAGCAGATGAGATGCTGGATTACAGAGGCAGCGGTATGTCTGTTATGGAGATGAGCCACAGATCCAAAGCGTACGAAGTAATCATAAAGGAAGCTGAGAAGGATTTGCGGGAATTAATGAACATTCCTGATAATTATAAAGTACTTTTCTTGCAGGGCGGTGCGTCACTACAGTTTGCCATGATTCCGATGAATTTGATGAAGAATAAAGTAGCTGACCATATAATAACCGGACAATGGGCAAAGAAAGCATATCAGGAAGCTAAAATCTATGGAACAGCGAATGCAATTGCTTCTTCTGAGGATAAGACATTTTCTTATATCCCGGATTGCTCCGACCTTCCGATTTCTGAGAATGCTGATTACGTATACATTTGCGAAAACAACACCATATACGGAACAAAGTTTAAAAAATTACCGAATACTAAGGGTAAAATATTAGTTTCCGACGTTTCTTCATGTTTCTTGTCAGAACCTGTTGATGTAACAAAGTATGGCATAATCTATGGTGGCGTTCAGAAGAACATTGGACCTGCAGGTGTTGTAATTGTTATCATCCGTGAAGATCTCATCACCGAAGATACGCTTCCCGGCACTCCAACCATGATGAAATATAAAATTCATGCTAAAGAGGGTTCTATGTATAATACCCCTCCTGCTTATGGTATTTATATCTGTGGTAAGGTATTTAAGTGGATTAAGAATCAAGGCGGCTTAGAGGCTATGAAGGCTCATAATGAGAAAAAAGCAGCGATACTTTATGATTTCTTAGACCAGAGCAAGATGTTCCATGGAACTGTTGTGAAAGAAGACCGTTCCTTAATGAATGTTCCTTTTGTTACTGGAAATGAAGAGCTTGACGCAAAATTCATTAAAGAATCAAAGGCTGCGGGCTTTGAGAACCTAAAGGGTCACAGGACCGTAGGTGGTATGAGAGCTTCCATCTATAATGCTATGCCTATCGAAGGTGTTGAGGCATTAGTTGAGTTTATGAAAAAGTTTGAAGCTGAGAACCTGTAA
- the yihA gene encoding ribosome biogenesis GTP-binding protein YihA/YsxC, which translates to MIIKNASHEITAVKPNQYPVTGFPEIAFAGRSNVGKSSIINTLVNRKSLARVGSTPGKTRQINFFSVNENFYLVDLPGYGFASVSKEMKASWSNIIETYLYSRKENFLKMVVLLVDIRHSPSKDDIIMYQWLKGFGLNTLIIANKADKISRGQINPRINDIRKVLQLDGAEKVIPFSTSNRLGLEKVWAEFDNALNVTGEEQKV; encoded by the coding sequence ATGATTATTAAGAATGCTTCACACGAAATTACGGCTGTAAAGCCAAACCAATACCCGGTTACGGGCTTTCCGGAGATCGCTTTTGCAGGAAGGTCAAATGTAGGTAAATCATCAATAATTAATACTTTGGTTAACAGAAAAAGTCTTGCAAGAGTGGGTTCAACTCCGGGTAAGACCAGGCAGATAAATTTCTTTAGTGTTAATGAGAATTTTTATTTAGTGGACTTGCCGGGTTATGGCTTTGCCAGTGTATCAAAAGAGATGAAGGCATCATGGTCGAATATTATCGAAACATATCTGTATTCAAGGAAAGAAAATTTCCTTAAAATGGTTGTATTACTTGTAGATATCAGACATTCTCCAAGTAAGGACGATATTATTATGTATCAATGGTTAAAGGGTTTTGGACTCAATACACTTATCATAGCCAACAAGGCTGATAAGATATCCAGAGGACAGATAAATCCTCGCATAAATGATATACGTAAGGTTTTACAACTGGATGGAGCCGAAAAGGTTATACCATTTTCAACGTCAAACCGTTTAGGTCTTGAAAAGGTCTGGGCGGAGTTTGACAATGCATTGAATGTAACGGGTGAAGAACAGAAGGTTTAG
- a CDS encoding MATE family efflux transporter, with product MQRLLVKNKEFYLKLLTLALPITIQSLISSSLGVVDSVMVGSLGNQALAAVGVANQYGLIVFLLYNAIHSGCSIYVAQFWGKNDHSNIGRVVNLDIAIAAGAALIMAAIGILLPKQIISIFNTDPVVISQGAGFLRILSVSFVFASISFGFSVALRSIGKSAMPMIISASALGLNTLLNYVLIYGRFGMPAMGVRGAATGTLIARIVELIIFLIVVSKYFPLLRFRISELMQVTKDLLGRVTKTMIPVILNEMCWGLGTAVYSIAYGRISTEAFDAVQITNNVVNLFMVAAFGLASAAAVMTGHVIGAGEEKKGRQYAWSFVRLCIIGGFILGGLLYLFSPFIVSLFKVSSDVIETSIILMAMNSIILPIRFTNIVVIVGVLRGGGDAGFAFVAEGLTMWLIGVPLSFIGALVLRLDVQWVVLMVMAEEIVKMICGVTRLRSNKWIKNVVREI from the coding sequence ATGCAAAGGTTACTAGTTAAAAACAAGGAATTTTATTTGAAGCTTCTTACACTGGCACTACCGATAACTATTCAGAGCTTAATTTCTTCATCTCTTGGCGTCGTCGATTCTGTAATGGTTGGATCGTTGGGTAATCAGGCGTTGGCAGCCGTTGGTGTTGCCAACCAGTATGGTTTGATAGTATTTTTGCTTTATAATGCAATACATAGCGGATGCAGTATTTATGTAGCCCAGTTCTGGGGTAAAAATGACCACAGTAATATAGGCAGAGTGGTAAATCTCGATATTGCAATAGCAGCAGGGGCAGCTCTTATTATGGCGGCAATAGGTATACTGCTGCCCAAACAGATTATTTCTATTTTCAATACCGATCCTGTGGTTATTAGCCAGGGAGCCGGTTTTTTAAGAATACTTAGTGTGAGTTTTGTATTTGCATCAATAAGTTTTGGGTTCAGTGTGGCTCTCAGAAGTATTGGGAAGTCTGCTATGCCTATGATAATAAGTGCTTCGGCACTGGGGCTCAATACGCTTCTGAATTATGTACTGATATACGGAAGATTTGGTATGCCGGCAATGGGCGTGAGAGGTGCTGCAACAGGTACATTAATAGCAAGAATAGTTGAATTAATTATATTTTTAATCGTTGTATCAAAGTACTTTCCACTCCTTAGATTCAGAATCAGTGAACTTATGCAGGTTACGAAAGATTTGCTGGGCAGGGTAACCAAGACCATGATACCGGTTATTCTTAATGAAATGTGCTGGGGTCTGGGTACTGCGGTATATTCAATTGCGTATGGCAGAATAAGTACTGAGGCATTTGATGCGGTACAGATTACAAACAACGTAGTAAACCTGTTTATGGTTGCTGCTTTTGGTTTGGCCAGCGCTGCGGCGGTTATGACGGGACATGTTATTGGTGCAGGAGAGGAAAAGAAGGGAAGGCAATATGCTTGGAGCTTTGTCCGGCTGTGCATAATCGGCGGCTTCATTCTGGGCGGACTTTTATATCTGTTCTCCCCTTTTATTGTAAGTCTGTTCAAGGTAAGCAGTGATGTTATTGAAACGTCTATAATTCTTATGGCAATGAACTCCATTATTTTACCTATAAGATTTACAAATATAGTTGTCATTGTGGGAGTTTTACGTGGGGGTGGAGATGCAGGATTTGCTTTTGTTGCAGAAGGCTTGACTATGTGGCTTATAGGTGTTCCCCTTTCTTTTATAGGGGCATTGGTTCTAAGACTTGATGTTCAGTGGGTTGTCCTCATGGTAATGGCTGAAGAAATTGTGAAAATGATTTGCGGTGTTACCAGATTAAGGTCCAATAAGTGGATAAAAAATGTTGTCAGAGAAATTTAA
- a CDS encoding DUF445 domain-containing protein: MEKYTYTDENEKLRKKLRMMKIIATSLLVFMTIVFIIFKSLQGRGLLYSSIAAFAEASMVGALADWFAVVALFKHPLGLKIIPHTAIIANNKSRIAKALSNFVVSNFFTPEIIKAKLDKVSISKTVSGYVDKNRDMIVEAIVVRLPALADSFVNDEKVGSFLKAQLHTKVEDVSLYPLLGKSLTPLVESGYHKPLVKGLLNATYKFINDNKDKTILVLGGINKTLALPFIGDLVYRKILEFLNRQTEEIDTNDEAEINKLLMSVIPKLIDDMKNSQELIEKGETLKGQILDSDVYNKVVNMLTEVIVDYKNSYFENEAKLTEKVSLLIDMVINGINNNDTLRETIDNTVIGGIESIVSQYGDRVGSLIYDTMEGWETKDMVDKLEVQVGADLQYIRINGTVIGGLAGLVIHLLSQLF, translated from the coding sequence ATGGAAAAGTACACTTATACAGATGAAAATGAAAAGCTTAGAAAAAAATTGAGAATGATGAAAATTATTGCAACGTCGCTATTAGTGTTTATGACCATCGTTTTCATTATTTTTAAAAGTTTACAGGGACGAGGACTTCTGTATTCCTCCATTGCGGCTTTTGCAGAAGCCTCAATGGTAGGTGCCCTTGCGGACTGGTTTGCCGTGGTGGCACTTTTCAAGCACCCTTTAGGACTTAAGATTATTCCTCATACAGCCATTATTGCAAACAACAAATCAAGAATAGCCAAGGCTTTGTCAAACTTTGTAGTCTCTAATTTTTTTACACCTGAAATTATTAAGGCCAAGCTGGACAAGGTAAGTATTTCAAAAACAGTTTCAGGCTATGTTGATAAAAACAGAGACATGATTGTAGAAGCCATAGTTGTGAGACTTCCTGCTTTGGCTGATTCCTTTGTAAATGATGAAAAAGTCGGGAGTTTTTTAAAAGCGCAGCTCCATACCAAAGTTGAGGATGTAAGCCTGTACCCTTTGTTGGGAAAGAGCTTGACGCCCCTTGTAGAGTCAGGTTATCACAAACCTCTTGTAAAGGGACTTCTTAACGCTACATATAAATTTATCAATGACAATAAGGACAAGACAATCCTTGTACTTGGGGGAATAAATAAAACTCTTGCGCTACCTTTTATTGGGGATTTAGTCTACCGAAAGATACTTGAATTCTTAAACAGGCAGACTGAAGAGATAGATACAAACGACGAGGCCGAAATAAATAAACTTTTGATGTCTGTTATTCCTAAATTGATTGATGATATGAAAAATTCTCAGGAGCTTATTGAAAAAGGGGAGACACTCAAGGGCCAGATATTGGATTCCGATGTTTATAATAAAGTTGTAAATATGCTGACAGAAGTAATAGTTGATTACAAAAATTCATATTTTGAAAATGAAGCTAAACTTACGGAAAAAGTAAGCTTACTGATTGATATGGTTATCAATGGAATCAATAATAATGATACACTGCGTGAAACAATTGATAATACCGTAATCGGTGGTATTGAAAGTATAGTTTCCCAATACGGTGACAGAGTGGGTTCTCTTATATACGATACTATGGAAGGCTGGGAAACAAAAGACATGGTGGATAAGTTGGAAGTTCAGGTTGGGGCTGACCTACAGTATATCAGGATTAACGGAACCGTTATAGGTGGCTTGGCAGGCTTGGTTATCCATCTACTGTCCCAGCTGTTTTAA
- a CDS encoding copper amine oxidase N-terminal domain-containing protein, producing MKNKRIVAGLLAVTILSLSSVPSLANYTENLKAINISEQIDTTENQSSFGSFTGTVKKITDFEGVKGSKFVLVENQDGQQANLIISNSTYVVNNEKIDTGSVITGFYDVNAPMLMIYPPQYNTEVVSVASSKVQCIKIDRFDKDLVSSDNMLKLNISKETEIISQDGKAFEGELANRNLVVLYGISTKSIPAQTNPDKIVVLFEKAVEPTDEEKVIQSGNVASMNVVVNNKTIVAPSAYTNKKGTFMVPVRAIAENLGFDVSWEGKTKTVMLGKGISLTIGKDNYIYMKTAPIQLGTAPEIVDGKTFVPLSFFKDVLGMKTVNVSDSDIVISD from the coding sequence ATGAAAAACAAAAGAATAGTAGCAGGATTATTAGCAGTCACAATTTTATCACTTTCATCTGTTCCATCTTTAGCAAACTATACAGAAAATCTTAAAGCAATCAATATTTCTGAGCAAATTGACACTACGGAGAACCAATCTTCTTTTGGCTCTTTCACAGGTACGGTTAAGAAAATAACCGATTTTGAAGGCGTTAAGGGTTCAAAGTTTGTTCTGGTAGAAAATCAAGACGGACAGCAAGCAAACCTGATAATATCAAATAGTACATACGTTGTTAATAATGAAAAAATTGATACCGGTTCTGTTATAACCGGATTTTATGATGTGAATGCACCAATGCTGATGATTTACCCTCCGCAATATAACACAGAAGTTGTTAGTGTTGCCAGTAGTAAAGTTCAGTGCATAAAAATTGACAGGTTCGATAAAGATTTAGTCAGTTCCGACAATATGTTAAAATTGAATATTTCTAAGGAAACAGAAATAATATCACAGGATGGAAAAGCTTTTGAAGGTGAACTTGCAAACAGAAATCTTGTAGTACTTTACGGTATATCAACCAAAAGCATCCCTGCGCAGACCAATCCGGATAAAATAGTTGTATTGTTTGAAAAAGCTGTTGAACCTACAGATGAGGAAAAAGTTATTCAAAGCGGTAATGTTGCTTCTATGAACGTAGTTGTTAACAACAAGACAATTGTAGCCCCTTCAGCATACACTAATAAGAAGGGTACTTTTATGGTTCCTGTACGTGCAATTGCTGAGAATTTGGGATTTGATGTAAGCTGGGAAGGCAAGACAAAAACTGTAATGCTAGGTAAAGGCATTTCTTTGACAATAGGCAAAGATAACTACATTTATATGAAAACTGCCCCCATTCAACTGGGAACAGCCCCTGAAATCGTAGATGGAAAGACCTTTGTTCCGTTAAGCTTTTTCAAAGATGTTCTTGGCATGAAAACTGTTAATGTTTCTGACTCCGACATTGTAATAAGCGATTAA